From a single Pseudopipra pipra isolate bDixPip1 chromosome 7, bDixPip1.hap1, whole genome shotgun sequence genomic region:
- the LOC135416898 gene encoding maestro heat-like repeat-containing protein family member 6 isoform X1 — protein sequence MAERRFSLCRFLRKKKKEGPETAPAQQPEEVEQPQPLQEDPGQDQTQEQDRARGRFRRAAQAVRKFVGIRRPKTRIAPGEVMAQPDPTPSELTAKADSATSEGEADTDIAAVQCPPSAPGLDIPGERVVSVEVSSLWEAMKPERDTEQRPPRVPKLAWLKEGEEEGPGAAPSQQPEEVEQSQPLQEDPGRDRTQEQDRARGRFCRAAQAFLKFLGIRHRKTKITPAEVMAQPDPMPSELKAHPEVGTALTDGTANCDSAVTDDGTKSNTALPELTMEADGETTEGIADTESTPIQCLPDALSVKVLDEGVVSAQVAMEPARDMEQRPPSVPKVAWMKEEEEESPGPAPAQHPEEVEQSQPLQEDPGRDRTQEQDRARGCFRRTAQWLLNSNPVRRRKARTSPTEVRAQPEPNLTKLKGKADSLTTEGITDTESTPVQCLPDALSVEVLDEGVVSAQVAMEPARDMEQRPPSVPKVAWMKEEEEESPGPAPAQHPEEVEQSQPPQEDPDWDRTQEQDRARGCFRRAAQRLLNSSPIQHRKARTSPTEVRAQPEPNLTKLKGKADSATTEGIADTDRTPVQRLPDAPSVEVLDEGVVSAQVPAVVRSIHWWLTANVSAGHVLDNTLLALTQAHPADVAISLLRCAPSCDRAAAVMWRTIASSGTTLEKVLPMLLSVMEDWPWHSTRTSDGDNTNVFALAATLALWTIVQEPQCPGPLMEYSPHLLVALLFQVFITTEQMSEEVDSFWRGCREEHDLPTDPNRFAVLSMKALLCCLHCEDVVRSVEHNRGWARLLNARSRRYAVALLAREMRRVSSPLCSRITLHLLELLSREELCWDLPAMAFLVEVLDCLDMRDWGGSVLQSLSRHLWSECPERRHLALRGLLVLSQDSGMAKRIWSLSDILVQLLGDEDRDTVWMTLSVLDNVLWSSVWTQLQKRVHSKDPLISTPTGLQLAEALRPLFDHDDSSVREGSMVIFTRVMKLIERAGKRPLKPHVCLSLLPLYFHQHDENPVVKKASREALLRAARFLKRRDLVKLLKAEQPWRFSECLLKKDRSRVVEYLHQALPYLWSPQEPVREAAVKFMGIAGRYLRGQYQELQLIIDALQATTDDSSPTVSKLALKNINFLRAVQRAPYLQQLRDQLSRAWSTRPSVWGCVCLCCYSCVES from the exons ATGGCGGAGAGACGCTTCAGCCTGTGCAGGTTTctcaggaagaagaagaaggaaggccCTGAGactgcccctgcacagcagcctgaggaggtggagcagccccagcccctgcaggagg atccagGACAGGACCAGACACAAGAACAGgaccgtgcccgtggccgcttccgcagggcagcacag gCCGTTCGGAAATTCGTGGGCATTCGGCGTCCAAAGACCAGGATCGCACCAGGCGAGGTcatggcacagcctgaccccacGCCCAGTGAGCTCACGGCCAAGGCTGACAGCGCAACGTCCGAGGGCGAGGCAGACACTGACATCGCAGCCGTTCAGTGCCCGCCCAGTGCTCCTGGTCTGGACATTCCTGGGGAGAGAGTTGTCTCTGTggaagtaagcagcctgtgg gaagccatgaagccagagagagacacagagcagagaccccccagggtgcccaagctggcctggctgaaggagggggaggaggaaggccctggagctgccccatcccagcagcctgaggaggtggagcagtcccagcccctgcaggagg atccagGACGGGACCGGACACAGGAGCAGGACCGCGCCCGGGGCCGcttctgcagggcagcacag GCCTTTCTGAAATTCTTGGGCATTCGCCATAGAAAGACCAAGATCACACCAGCCGAGGTcatggcacagcctgaccccaTGCCGAGTGAGCTCAAGGCACACCCTGAAGTCGGCACCGCATTGACTGACGGCACAGCAAACTGTGACAGCGCGGTGACCGATGACGGGACAAAATCCAACACCGCCCTGCCTGAGCTCACCATGGAGGCTGACGGTGAAACGACTGAGGGCATCGCAGACACTGAGAGCACACCCATTCAGTGCCTGCCCGATGCTCTCAGTGTGAAAGTTCTTGATGAAGGAGTTGTCTCTGctcaa gtaGCCATGGAGCCAGCCAGAGACATGGAGCAGAGACCTCCCAGTGTGCCCAAGGTGGCGTGgatgaaggaggaggaggaggaaagccctgggcCTGCCCCAGCACAACACCCTGAGGAGGTGGAgcagtcccagcccctgcaggaag atccagGACGGGACCGGACACAAGAACAGGACCGTGCCCGTGGCTGCTTCCGCAGGacagcacag TGGTTACTGAACTCCAATCCTGTTCGGCGTAGAAAGGCCAGGACCTCACCAACTGAGGTCAGGGCACAGCCTGAGCCCAACCTGACCAAGCTCAAGGGCAAGGCTGACAGTCTAACAACTGAGGGCATCACAGACACTGAGAGCACACCCGTTCAGTGCCTGCCCGATGCTCTCAGTGTGGAAGTTCTCGATGAAGGAGTTGTCTCTGctcaa gtaGCCATGGAGCCAGCCAGAGACATGGAGCAGAGACCTCCCAGTGTGCCCAAGGTGGCGTGgatgaaggaggaggaggaagaaagccCTGGGCCTGCCCCAGCACAACACCCTGAGGAGGTGGAGCAGTcccagcccccgcaggagg atccagACTGGGACCGGACACAGGAGCAGGACCGTGCCCGTGGAtgcttccgcagggcagcacag AGATTGCTGAACTCCAGTCCCATTCAGCATAGAAAGGCCAGGACCTCACCAACTGAGGTCAGGGCACAACCTGAGCCCAACCTGACCAAGCTCAAGGGCAAGGCTGACAGTGCAACGACTGAGGGCATCGCAGACACTGACAGGACACCCGTTCAGCGCCTGCCTGATGCTCCCAGTGTGGAAGTTCTCGATGAGGGAGTTGTCTCTGctcaa GTGCCAGCTGTGGTGAGGTCCATCCACTGGTGGCTGACTGCCAATGTGTCTGCTGGGCACGTGCTGGATAACACCCTTCTAGCACTGACCCAGGCACACCCCGCGGATGTCGCCATCAGCCTCCTGCGCTGTGCCCCCTCATGTGACAG agctgctgcagtcaTGTGGAGGACCATCGCCTCGTCGGGAACGACCCTGGAGAAGGTGCTGCCAATGCTGCTCTCTGTGATGGAggactggccatggcacagcaCCCGCACCTCTGATGGGGACAACACCaatgtctttgccctggct GCAACTCTGGCATTGTGGACGATTGTCCAggagccccagtgcccagggccaTTGATGGAGTATTCCCCCCATCTCCTCGtggctctgctcttccaagttttcatcaCCACAGAGCAGATGTCCGAGGAGGTCGACAGCTTCTGGAGGGGATGCCGGGAGGAACACGACCTTCCCACTGaccccaacag gtttgcagtgctgaGCATGaaggccctgctctgctgcctgcactgTGAGGATGTGGTGCGTTCAGTGGAGCACAATCGTGGCTGGGCGAGGCTCCTCAATGCTCGCAGCCGCCGCTACGCAGTGgctctgctggccag GGAGATGCGCCGTGTTTCCAGCCCCTTGTGTTCCCGCATCACACTCcacctgctggagctgctgagcagggaggagctgtgctgggacctCCCTGCTATGGCATTCCttgtggag gtcctgGACTGCCTGGACATGCGTGACTGGGGAGGCAGCGTTCTGCAGAGCCTTTCAAGGCACCTCTGGAGTGAGTGCCCAGAGAGGCGTCACCTGGCACTCCGAGGGCTCCTGGTGCTCAGCCAGGATTCTGGGATg GCCAAGCGCATCTGGAGCCTGTCGGATATCCtggtgcagctcctgggggatGAGGACAGAGATACGGTTTGGATGACCCTCTCTGTGCTCGACAATGTGCTCTGGAGCAGTGTCTGGACACAGCTGCAGAAGAGGGTCCACAGCAAAGACCCTCTAATATCCACCCCCACCGGCCTGCAGTTGGCTGAGGCGCTCCGGCCACTCTTTGACCac GATGACAGCAGTGTGCGGGAGGGCTCTATGGTCATCTTCACACGTGTGATGAAACTGATAGAGAGAGCGGGAAAGAGACCCCTGAAGCCACACGTGTGCCTGAGCCTGCTCCCGCTCTACTTCCACCAGCACGATGAGAACCCGGTCGTGAAAAAG GCGTCTCGGGAAGCGCTGCTTCGTGCAGCGCGGTTCCTGAAGAGGAGGGATCTCGTGAAGCtgctgaaggcagagcagcCTTGGAGATTCAGTgagtgcctg ctgaaaaaggACCGGAGCAGAGTGGTCGAGTACCTGCACCAGGCCCTGCCGTACCTGTGGAGCCCACAGGAGCCCGTGAGAGAGGCGGCCGTCAAGTTCATGG ggatcgccgGCAGGTACCTGCGGGGACAGTAccaagagctgcagctcatcatCGATG
- the LOC135416898 gene encoding maestro heat-like repeat-containing protein family member 6 isoform X3 translates to MAERRFSLCRFLRKKKKEGPETAPAQQPEEVEQPQPLQEDPGQDQTQEQDRARGRFRRAAQAVRKFVGIRRPKTRIAPGEVMAQPDPTPSELTAKADSATSEGEADTDIAAVQCPPSAPGLDIPGERVVSVEEAMKPERDTEQRPPRVPKLAWLKEGEEEGPGAAPSQQPEEVEQSQPLQEDPGRDRTQEQDRARGRFCRAAQAFLKFLGIRHRKTKITPAEVMAQPDPMPSELKAHPEVGTALTDGTANCDSAVTDDGTKSNTALPELTMEADGETTEGIADTESTPIQCLPDALSVKVLDEGVVSAQVAMEPARDMEQRPPSVPKVAWMKEEEEESPGPAPAQHPEEVEQSQPLQEDPGRDRTQEQDRARGCFRRTAQWLLNSNPVRRRKARTSPTEVRAQPEPNLTKLKGKADSLTTEGITDTESTPVQCLPDALSVEVLDEGVVSAQVAMEPARDMEQRPPSVPKVAWMKEEEEESPGPAPAQHPEEVEQSQPPQEDPDWDRTQEQDRARGCFRRAAQRLLNSSPIQHRKARTSPTEVRAQPEPNLTKLKGKADSATTEGIADTDRTPVQRLPDAPSVEVLDEGVVSAQVPAVVRSIHWWLTANVSAGHVLDNTLLALTQAHPADVAISLLRCAPSCDRAAAVMWRTIASSGTTLEKVLPMLLSVMEDWPWHSTRTSDGDNTNVFALAATLALWTIVQEPQCPGPLMEYSPHLLVALLFQVFITTEQMSEEVDSFWRGCREEHDLPTDPNRFAVLSMKALLCCLHCEDVVRSVEHNRGWARLLNARSRRYAVALLAREMRRVSSPLCSRITLHLLELLSREELCWDLPAMAFLVEVLDCLDMRDWGGSVLQSLSRHLWSECPERRHLALRGLLVLSQDSGMAKRIWSLSDILVQLLGDEDRDTVWMTLSVLDNVLWSSVWTQLQKRVHSKDPLISTPTGLQLAEALRPLFDHDDSSVREGSMVIFTRVMKLIERAGKRPLKPHVCLSLLPLYFHQHDENPVVKKASREALLRAARFLKRRDLVKLLKAEQPWRFSECLLKKDRSRVVEYLHQALPYLWSPQEPVREAAVKFMGIAGRYLRGQYQELQLIIDALQATTDDSSPTVSKLALKNINFLRAVQRAPYLQQLRDQLSRAWSTRPSVWGCVCLCCYSCVES, encoded by the exons ATGGCGGAGAGACGCTTCAGCCTGTGCAGGTTTctcaggaagaagaagaaggaaggccCTGAGactgcccctgcacagcagcctgaggaggtggagcagccccagcccctgcaggagg atccagGACAGGACCAGACACAAGAACAGgaccgtgcccgtggccgcttccgcagggcagcacag gCCGTTCGGAAATTCGTGGGCATTCGGCGTCCAAAGACCAGGATCGCACCAGGCGAGGTcatggcacagcctgaccccacGCCCAGTGAGCTCACGGCCAAGGCTGACAGCGCAACGTCCGAGGGCGAGGCAGACACTGACATCGCAGCCGTTCAGTGCCCGCCCAGTGCTCCTGGTCTGGACATTCCTGGGGAGAGAGTTGTCTCTGTggaa gaagccatgaagccagagagagacacagagcagagaccccccagggtgcccaagctggcctggctgaaggagggggaggaggaaggccctggagctgccccatcccagcagcctgaggaggtggagcagtcccagcccctgcaggagg atccagGACGGGACCGGACACAGGAGCAGGACCGCGCCCGGGGCCGcttctgcagggcagcacag GCCTTTCTGAAATTCTTGGGCATTCGCCATAGAAAGACCAAGATCACACCAGCCGAGGTcatggcacagcctgaccccaTGCCGAGTGAGCTCAAGGCACACCCTGAAGTCGGCACCGCATTGACTGACGGCACAGCAAACTGTGACAGCGCGGTGACCGATGACGGGACAAAATCCAACACCGCCCTGCCTGAGCTCACCATGGAGGCTGACGGTGAAACGACTGAGGGCATCGCAGACACTGAGAGCACACCCATTCAGTGCCTGCCCGATGCTCTCAGTGTGAAAGTTCTTGATGAAGGAGTTGTCTCTGctcaa gtaGCCATGGAGCCAGCCAGAGACATGGAGCAGAGACCTCCCAGTGTGCCCAAGGTGGCGTGgatgaaggaggaggaggaggaaagccctgggcCTGCCCCAGCACAACACCCTGAGGAGGTGGAgcagtcccagcccctgcaggaag atccagGACGGGACCGGACACAAGAACAGGACCGTGCCCGTGGCTGCTTCCGCAGGacagcacag TGGTTACTGAACTCCAATCCTGTTCGGCGTAGAAAGGCCAGGACCTCACCAACTGAGGTCAGGGCACAGCCTGAGCCCAACCTGACCAAGCTCAAGGGCAAGGCTGACAGTCTAACAACTGAGGGCATCACAGACACTGAGAGCACACCCGTTCAGTGCCTGCCCGATGCTCTCAGTGTGGAAGTTCTCGATGAAGGAGTTGTCTCTGctcaa gtaGCCATGGAGCCAGCCAGAGACATGGAGCAGAGACCTCCCAGTGTGCCCAAGGTGGCGTGgatgaaggaggaggaggaagaaagccCTGGGCCTGCCCCAGCACAACACCCTGAGGAGGTGGAGCAGTcccagcccccgcaggagg atccagACTGGGACCGGACACAGGAGCAGGACCGTGCCCGTGGAtgcttccgcagggcagcacag AGATTGCTGAACTCCAGTCCCATTCAGCATAGAAAGGCCAGGACCTCACCAACTGAGGTCAGGGCACAACCTGAGCCCAACCTGACCAAGCTCAAGGGCAAGGCTGACAGTGCAACGACTGAGGGCATCGCAGACACTGACAGGACACCCGTTCAGCGCCTGCCTGATGCTCCCAGTGTGGAAGTTCTCGATGAGGGAGTTGTCTCTGctcaa GTGCCAGCTGTGGTGAGGTCCATCCACTGGTGGCTGACTGCCAATGTGTCTGCTGGGCACGTGCTGGATAACACCCTTCTAGCACTGACCCAGGCACACCCCGCGGATGTCGCCATCAGCCTCCTGCGCTGTGCCCCCTCATGTGACAG agctgctgcagtcaTGTGGAGGACCATCGCCTCGTCGGGAACGACCCTGGAGAAGGTGCTGCCAATGCTGCTCTCTGTGATGGAggactggccatggcacagcaCCCGCACCTCTGATGGGGACAACACCaatgtctttgccctggct GCAACTCTGGCATTGTGGACGATTGTCCAggagccccagtgcccagggccaTTGATGGAGTATTCCCCCCATCTCCTCGtggctctgctcttccaagttttcatcaCCACAGAGCAGATGTCCGAGGAGGTCGACAGCTTCTGGAGGGGATGCCGGGAGGAACACGACCTTCCCACTGaccccaacag gtttgcagtgctgaGCATGaaggccctgctctgctgcctgcactgTGAGGATGTGGTGCGTTCAGTGGAGCACAATCGTGGCTGGGCGAGGCTCCTCAATGCTCGCAGCCGCCGCTACGCAGTGgctctgctggccag GGAGATGCGCCGTGTTTCCAGCCCCTTGTGTTCCCGCATCACACTCcacctgctggagctgctgagcagggaggagctgtgctgggacctCCCTGCTATGGCATTCCttgtggag gtcctgGACTGCCTGGACATGCGTGACTGGGGAGGCAGCGTTCTGCAGAGCCTTTCAAGGCACCTCTGGAGTGAGTGCCCAGAGAGGCGTCACCTGGCACTCCGAGGGCTCCTGGTGCTCAGCCAGGATTCTGGGATg GCCAAGCGCATCTGGAGCCTGTCGGATATCCtggtgcagctcctgggggatGAGGACAGAGATACGGTTTGGATGACCCTCTCTGTGCTCGACAATGTGCTCTGGAGCAGTGTCTGGACACAGCTGCAGAAGAGGGTCCACAGCAAAGACCCTCTAATATCCACCCCCACCGGCCTGCAGTTGGCTGAGGCGCTCCGGCCACTCTTTGACCac GATGACAGCAGTGTGCGGGAGGGCTCTATGGTCATCTTCACACGTGTGATGAAACTGATAGAGAGAGCGGGAAAGAGACCCCTGAAGCCACACGTGTGCCTGAGCCTGCTCCCGCTCTACTTCCACCAGCACGATGAGAACCCGGTCGTGAAAAAG GCGTCTCGGGAAGCGCTGCTTCGTGCAGCGCGGTTCCTGAAGAGGAGGGATCTCGTGAAGCtgctgaaggcagagcagcCTTGGAGATTCAGTgagtgcctg ctgaaaaaggACCGGAGCAGAGTGGTCGAGTACCTGCACCAGGCCCTGCCGTACCTGTGGAGCCCACAGGAGCCCGTGAGAGAGGCGGCCGTCAAGTTCATGG ggatcgccgGCAGGTACCTGCGGGGACAGTAccaagagctgcagctcatcatCGATG
- the LOC135416898 gene encoding maestro heat-like repeat-containing protein family member 6 isoform X4, with protein sequence MAGRRPILLKPFQMKKEGPGPASAQHPEEVEQSQPLQEDPGRDRTQEQDRARGGFCRAAQAFLKFLGIRHRKTKITPAEVMAQPDPMPSELKAHPEVGTALTDGTANCDSAVTDDGTKSNTALPELTMEADGETTEGIADTESTPIQCLPDALSVKVLDEGVVSAQVAMEPARDMEQRPPSVPKVAWMKEEEEESPGPAPAQHPEEVEQSQPLQEDPGRDRTQEQDRARGCFRRTAQWLLNSNPVRRRKARTSPTEVRAQPEPNLTKLKGKADSLTTEGITDTESTPVQCLPDALSVEVLDEGVVSAQVAMEPARDMEQRPPSVPKVAWMKEEEEESPGPAPAQHPEEVEQSQPPQEDPDWDRTQEQDRARGCFRRAAQRLLNSSPIQHRKARTSPTEVRAQPEPNLTKLKGKADSATTEGIADTDRTPVQRLPDAPSVEVLDEGVVSAQVPAVVRSIHWWLTANVSAGHVLDNTLLALTQAHPADVAISLLRCAPSCDRAAAVMWRTIASSGTTLEKVLPMLLSVMEDWPWHSTRTSDGDNTNVFALAATLALWTIVQEPQCPGPLMEYSPHLLVALLFQVFITTEQMSEEVDSFWRGCREEHDLPTDPNRFAVLSMKALLCCLHCEDVVRSVEHNRGWARLLNARSRRYAVALLAREMRRVSSPLCSRITLHLLELLSREELCWDLPAMAFLVEVLDCLDMRDWGGSVLQSLSRHLWSECPERRHLALRGLLVLSQDSGMAKRIWSLSDILVQLLGDEDRDTVWMTLSVLDNVLWSSVWTQLQKRVHSKDPLISTPTGLQLAEALRPLFDHDDSSVREGSMVIFTRVMKLIERAGKRPLKPHVCLSLLPLYFHQHDENPVVKKASREALLRAARFLKRRDLVKLLKAEQPWRFSECLLKKDRSRVVEYLHQALPYLWSPQEPVREAAVKFMGIAGRYLRGQYQELQLIIDALQATTDDSSPTVSKLALKNINFLRAVQRAPYLQQLRDQLSRAWSTRPSVWGCVCLCCYSCVES encoded by the exons ATGGCGGGAAGACGCCCGATCCTGCTCAAGCCCTTTCAGATGAAGAAGGAAGGCCCTGGGCCTGCCTCAGCACAACACCCTGAGGAGGTGGAgcagtcccagcccctgcaggagg atccagGACGGGACCGGACACAAGAACAGGACCGTGCCCGTGGAGgcttctgcagagcagcacag GCCTTTCTGAAATTCTTGGGCATTCGCCATAGAAAGACCAAGATCACACCAGCCGAGGTcatggcacagcctgaccccaTGCCGAGTGAGCTCAAGGCACACCCTGAAGTCGGCACCGCATTGACTGACGGCACAGCAAACTGTGACAGCGCGGTGACCGATGACGGGACAAAATCCAACACCGCCCTGCCTGAGCTCACCATGGAGGCTGACGGTGAAACGACTGAGGGCATCGCAGACACTGAGAGCACACCCATTCAGTGCCTGCCCGATGCTCTCAGTGTGAAAGTTCTTGATGAAGGAGTTGTCTCTGctcaa gtaGCCATGGAGCCAGCCAGAGACATGGAGCAGAGACCTCCCAGTGTGCCCAAGGTGGCGTGgatgaaggaggaggaggaggaaagccctgggcCTGCCCCAGCACAACACCCTGAGGAGGTGGAgcagtcccagcccctgcaggaag atccagGACGGGACCGGACACAAGAACAGGACCGTGCCCGTGGCTGCTTCCGCAGGacagcacag TGGTTACTGAACTCCAATCCTGTTCGGCGTAGAAAGGCCAGGACCTCACCAACTGAGGTCAGGGCACAGCCTGAGCCCAACCTGACCAAGCTCAAGGGCAAGGCTGACAGTCTAACAACTGAGGGCATCACAGACACTGAGAGCACACCCGTTCAGTGCCTGCCCGATGCTCTCAGTGTGGAAGTTCTCGATGAAGGAGTTGTCTCTGctcaa gtaGCCATGGAGCCAGCCAGAGACATGGAGCAGAGACCTCCCAGTGTGCCCAAGGTGGCGTGgatgaaggaggaggaggaagaaagccCTGGGCCTGCCCCAGCACAACACCCTGAGGAGGTGGAGCAGTcccagcccccgcaggagg atccagACTGGGACCGGACACAGGAGCAGGACCGTGCCCGTGGAtgcttccgcagggcagcacag AGATTGCTGAACTCCAGTCCCATTCAGCATAGAAAGGCCAGGACCTCACCAACTGAGGTCAGGGCACAACCTGAGCCCAACCTGACCAAGCTCAAGGGCAAGGCTGACAGTGCAACGACTGAGGGCATCGCAGACACTGACAGGACACCCGTTCAGCGCCTGCCTGATGCTCCCAGTGTGGAAGTTCTCGATGAGGGAGTTGTCTCTGctcaa GTGCCAGCTGTGGTGAGGTCCATCCACTGGTGGCTGACTGCCAATGTGTCTGCTGGGCACGTGCTGGATAACACCCTTCTAGCACTGACCCAGGCACACCCCGCGGATGTCGCCATCAGCCTCCTGCGCTGTGCCCCCTCATGTGACAG agctgctgcagtcaTGTGGAGGACCATCGCCTCGTCGGGAACGACCCTGGAGAAGGTGCTGCCAATGCTGCTCTCTGTGATGGAggactggccatggcacagcaCCCGCACCTCTGATGGGGACAACACCaatgtctttgccctggct GCAACTCTGGCATTGTGGACGATTGTCCAggagccccagtgcccagggccaTTGATGGAGTATTCCCCCCATCTCCTCGtggctctgctcttccaagttttcatcaCCACAGAGCAGATGTCCGAGGAGGTCGACAGCTTCTGGAGGGGATGCCGGGAGGAACACGACCTTCCCACTGaccccaacag gtttgcagtgctgaGCATGaaggccctgctctgctgcctgcactgTGAGGATGTGGTGCGTTCAGTGGAGCACAATCGTGGCTGGGCGAGGCTCCTCAATGCTCGCAGCCGCCGCTACGCAGTGgctctgctggccag GGAGATGCGCCGTGTTTCCAGCCCCTTGTGTTCCCGCATCACACTCcacctgctggagctgctgagcagggaggagctgtgctgggacctCCCTGCTATGGCATTCCttgtggag gtcctgGACTGCCTGGACATGCGTGACTGGGGAGGCAGCGTTCTGCAGAGCCTTTCAAGGCACCTCTGGAGTGAGTGCCCAGAGAGGCGTCACCTGGCACTCCGAGGGCTCCTGGTGCTCAGCCAGGATTCTGGGATg GCCAAGCGCATCTGGAGCCTGTCGGATATCCtggtgcagctcctgggggatGAGGACAGAGATACGGTTTGGATGACCCTCTCTGTGCTCGACAATGTGCTCTGGAGCAGTGTCTGGACACAGCTGCAGAAGAGGGTCCACAGCAAAGACCCTCTAATATCCACCCCCACCGGCCTGCAGTTGGCTGAGGCGCTCCGGCCACTCTTTGACCac GATGACAGCAGTGTGCGGGAGGGCTCTATGGTCATCTTCACACGTGTGATGAAACTGATAGAGAGAGCGGGAAAGAGACCCCTGAAGCCACACGTGTGCCTGAGCCTGCTCCCGCTCTACTTCCACCAGCACGATGAGAACCCGGTCGTGAAAAAG GCGTCTCGGGAAGCGCTGCTTCGTGCAGCGCGGTTCCTGAAGAGGAGGGATCTCGTGAAGCtgctgaaggcagagcagcCTTGGAGATTCAGTgagtgcctg ctgaaaaaggACCGGAGCAGAGTGGTCGAGTACCTGCACCAGGCCCTGCCGTACCTGTGGAGCCCACAGGAGCCCGTGAGAGAGGCGGCCGTCAAGTTCATGG ggatcgccgGCAGGTACCTGCGGGGACAGTAccaagagctgcagctcatcatCGATG